A portion of the Ficedula albicollis isolate OC2 chromosome 4, FicAlb1.5, whole genome shotgun sequence genome contains these proteins:
- the LOC101811061 gene encoding proline-rich protein 2-like, with the protein MISAPEGLFQAAVTPLIPAQGPGSGTPPSPCRSASVVPPGGGSEGGAAAVPRCGHQAAPASAGGSSTASPTASRGPQPLDLPAITASRGPQPLDLPAITASRGPQPLDLPAITASRGPQPLDLPAITASRGPQPLDLPAITASRGPQPLDLPAITASRGPQPLDLPAITASRGPQPLDLPAITASRGPQPLDLPAITASRGPQPLDLPAITASRGPQPLDLPAITASRGPQPLDLPAITASRGPQPLDLPAITASRGPQPLDLPAITASRGPQPLDLPAITASRGPQPLDLPAITASRGPQPLDLPAITASRGPQPLDLPAITASRGPQPLDLPAITASRGPQPLDLPAITASRGPQPLDLPAITASRGPQPLDLPAITASRGPQPLDLPAITASRGPQPLDLPAITASRGPQPLDLPAITASRDPQPLDLPAITASQHPQPLDLPANTASRRPQPLDRLPTPHPSIHSLWISLPSAHPGIHSLWISLPSPHPGIHSLWISLPSPHPSIHSLWIPLPTPHPGVHSLWISLWGCVLLWGAEEGNSLQHPERDGVHSLWISLWGMCAIVGS; encoded by the coding sequence ATGATCTCAGCCcctgaaggtcttttccaagctgcagTGACTCCGTTAATCCCAGCGCAGGGACCGGGATCAGGCACGCCACCAAGTCCGTGCCGCAGTGCCTCTGTTGTGCCACCAGGCGGCGGCAGTGAGGGCGGCGCTGCTGCGGTGCCGCGCTGCGGGCACCAGGCGGCGCCAGCGAGCGCCGGCGGGAGCAGCACCGCCAGCCCGACCGCATCCCGGGGTCCACAGCCTCTGGATCTCCCTGCCATCACCGCATCCCGGGGTCCACAGCCTCTGGATCTCCCTGCCATCACCGCATCCCGGGGTCCACAGCCTCTGGATCTCCCTGCCATCACCGCATCCCGGGGTCCACAGCCTCTGGATCTCCCTGCCATCACCGCATCCCGGGGTCCACAGCCTCTGGATCTCCCTGCCATCACCGCATCCCGGGGTCCACAGCCTCTGGATCTCCCTGCCATCACCGCATCCCGGGGTCCACAGCCTCTGGATCTCCCTGCCATCACCGCATCCCGGGGTCCACAGCCTCTGGATCTCCCTGCCATCACCGCATCCCGGGGTCCACAGCCTCTGGATCTCCCTGCCATCACCGCATCCCGGGGTCCACAGCCTCTGGATCTCCCTGCCATCACCGCATCCCGGGGTCCACAGCCTCTGGATCTCCCTGCCATCACCGCATCCCGGGGTCCACAGCCTCTGGATCTCCCTGCCATCACCGCATCCCGGGGTCCACAGCCTCTGGATCTCCCTGCCATCACCGCATCCCGGGGTCCACAGCCTCTGGATCTCCCTGCCATCACCGCATCCCGGGGTCCACAGCCTCTGGATCTCCCTGCCATCACCGCATCCCGGGGTCCACAGCCTCTGGATCTCCCTGCCATCACCGCATCCCGGGGTCCACAGCCTCTGGATCTCCCTGCCATCACCGCATCCCGGGGTCCACAGCCTCTGGATCTCCCTGCCATCACCGCATCCCGGGGTCCACAGCCTCTGGATCTCCCTGCCATCACCGCATCCCGGGGTCCACAGCCTCTGGATCTCCCTGCCATCACCGCATCCCGGGGTCCACAGCCTCTGGATCTCCCTGCCATCACCGCATCCCGGGGTCCACAGCCTCTGGATCTCCCTGCCATCACCGCATCCCGGGGTCCACAGCCTCTGGATCTCCCTGCCATCACCGCATCCCGGGGTCCACAGCCTCTGGATCTCCCTGCCATCACCGCATCCCGGGGTCCACAGCCTCTGGATCTCCCTGCCATCACCGCATCCCGGGATCCACAGCCTCTGGATCTCCCTGCCATCACCgcatcccagcatccacagcctctggaTCTCCCTGCCAACACCGCATCCCGGCGTCCACAGCCTCTGGATCGCCTGCCAACACCgcatcccagcatccacagcctctggaTCTCCCTGCCATCAGCGCATCCCggcatccacagcctctggaTCTCCCTGCCATCACCGCATCCCGGGATCCACAGCCTCTGGATCTCCCTGCCATCACCgcatcccagcatccacagcctctggaTCCCCCTGCCAACACCACATCCTGGGGTCCACAGCCTCTGGATCTCTCTCTGGGGGTGTGTGCTATTGTggggagctgaggaggggaaCTCATTGCAGCACCCAGAGCGGGACGGGGTCCACAGCCTCTGGATCTCTCTCTGGGGGATGTGTGCTATTGTggggagctga